A genomic window from Maylandia zebra isolate NMK-2024a linkage group LG20, Mzebra_GT3a, whole genome shotgun sequence includes:
- the frmd4bb gene encoding FERM domain-containing protein 4B isoform X2 has translation MTEGKLCQVHLLDDRKLELLVQPKLLSYELLDLVSSHFNLKEKEFFGLAFFDDNGQCKWLQMDRRVLDHDFSKKPGPIALNFLVRFYVENITQLKDIITVELFYLNAKSAVYSGIIEVESDNVFKLAANALQEAKGDYTSDENTRADLKKLPTLPTKVLKEHPSLAYCEDRVIEYYKQLKGVSRGQAIVQYLTLVESLPTYGVHYYEVKDKQGIPWWLGISYKGIGQYDLQDKLKPRKLYQWKQLENLYFREKKFAVEVNDPHRRAVTKRTFGQTGLLIHTWYASHSLIKTIWVMAISQHQFYLDRKQSKAKLGTTRSLEEIAMDLTEHGGAKINRLGDVGLKNNFITASNGSLVSTGSADSEMSEEQKKEKLTELRKKEQEIQDILAKKTKELKKICLREAELTGKLPKEYPLSSGERPPQVRRRVGTAFKLDDLFPYNEDPILRNLESRFALQQKIVEAAKKLANEPELCKTVKKKRRRNCLDAMQKLQQIEDEMNQYRIKKGKKPTQRSSVIIADELARSNCSSLSSLPLDDDDSDSLSQRPRSRSVQGSPQLSPMRSLGAEFDLERQASPRDNHHNKNHNRLAVDGQEASNYYQNPREVSSTHSSPYKTLPRPPRDPRSMPPTPVMTRNAYSSSQLRLEGSPHCFRHRSGSLESQPRLRKDRDSEKPVFILSPAHRSNSTEVLEDCSSYTSQSSLDYCGAANSHYSTLDSRTSTMHRLHRKVEVYGNTGSMPNLVQHHSGCSYSCEPSPHYAPSAYYVAGYPCPDMEPYANGAYVYENEVEGHYNVNPSYQMNGYHGHDRFRHYSSDGADNLSQNPYATVRPPRTREGPRNELLAKNMQKALVAEHLRGWYHRNRGHREGGRGLLAGYDFDSGSQLSLGYQTMPAAFSHSSRATSFSSVSSAESTGNWRNQLAVGLTEFDAPDTPQYPHPGASASLYNRSPTHNRNSPENKESDTMPQKCESVDVVGAEATIAAEPSDNLSST, from the exons ATGACTGAGGGCAAACTGTGCCAAGTGCACTTATTGGATGACAGGAAGCTAGAGCTGCTGGTTCAG CCGAAGCTTCTGTCTTATGAACTCCTTGACTTGGTTTCCTCCCACTTCAACCTCAAAGAGAAGGAATTTTTTGGTCTGGCCTTTTTTGATGACAA TGGCCAGTGTAAGTGGTTGCAGATGGACCGCAGAGTCCTTGATCACGACTTTTCAAAGAAGCCCGGGCCCATTGCCCTGAATTTCTTGGTCAG GTTTTATGTGGAAAACATAACACAACTTAAAGATATcataacagtggagctgttctacCTGAATGCCAAATCTGCTGTCTACAGT GGGATTATTGAAGTGGAAAGTGATAACGTCTTCAAATTAGCTGCAAATGCCTTGCAG GAGGCTAAAGGAGACTATACAAG TGATGAAAACACTCGAGCTGATTTGAAGAAACTACCTACTCTTCCCACCAAAGTACTCAAGGAACACCCATCTCTTGCATACTG TGAGGATCGAGTTATTGAATATTATAAGCAGCTGAAAGGTGTTTCTCGAGGACAGGCCATTGTGCA GTATTTGACGTTGGTGGAATCACTGCCAACGTATGGCGTCCATTATTATGAGGTTAAG GATAAACAGGGGATCCCATGGTGGCTTGGAATCAGCTATAAGGGCATTGGCCAGTATGATCTCCAGGATAAATTAAAACCTCGGAAG CTGTACCAGTGGAAGCAGCTGGAAAACTTGTACTTCCGTGAGAAAAAGTTTGCCGTAGAAGTTAatgatccacacag GAGAGCAGTAACCAAACGAACCTTTGGGCAGACGGGGCTACTCATCCACACGTGGTATGCAAGCCATTCTTTAATCAAGACCATTTGGGTCATGGCTATTAGTCAGCATCAGTTCTACTTGGACAGAAAGCAAAGCAAA GCTAAACTCGGAACAACAAGAAGTTTAGAGGAAATTGCAATGGACCTCACAGAGCATGGAGGGGCGAAAATAAACAGACTGGGTGATGTGGGCCTTAAGAATAACTTCATAACAGCCAGCAATGGGAGTTTGGTATCTACAG GTTCAGCAGACTCTGAAATGAGTGAAgagcaaaagaaggaaaaactcactgAACTAAGAAAAAAGGAACAGGAGATTCAAGATATTTTGgctaagaaaacaaaagagctgaagaagatctgCCTGAGAGAGGCG GAGCTTACCGGCAAACTGCCAAAAGAGTATCCCCTTTCTTCAGGTGAAAGACCACCACAGGTCAGACGGCGAGTTGGCACTGCTTTCAAGTTAGATGACCTTTTTCCCTACAATGAG GATCCCATCCTGAGAAACCTGGAGAGCAGATTTGCCCTTCAGCAGAAGATTGTGGAGGCGGCTAAGAAGCTCGCAAATGAACCAGAACTGTGCAAAACTGttaagaagaaaagaaggagaAACTGTTTGGATGCTATGCAGAAACTGCAACAGATAGAGGATGAGATGAACCAGTACAGAATCAAGAAGGGGAAAAAGCCCACACAACGGTCCTCAGTCATCATTGCAG ATGAACTCGCTCGTTCAAACTGCAGCTCTCTGTCTAGTCTCCCACTGGATGATG ATGATTCAGACAGTCTCAGTCAAAGGCCACGCTCACGGTCAGTCCAAGGATCCCCTCAACTAAGTCCAATGCGATCACTGGGAGCAGAATTTGATTTGGAGAGACAGGCATCTCCACGGGATAATCACCACAACAAGAACCACAACAG ATTAGCTGTTGATGGCCAGGAGGCTTCAAATTACTACCAGAATCCAAGAGAGGTCTCCTCCACCCACAGTAGTCCCTATAAAACCCTTCCCAGACCTCCTAGAGATCCTCGCAGCATGCCTCCCACCCCGGTTATGACCCGCAATGCCTACAGCAGCAGTCAGCTCAG GTTGGAGGGATCTCCTCATTGCTTCAGGCATCGCAGTGGAAGTCTGGAGTCTCAGCCTCGgctgagaaaagacagagatTCAGAGAAGCCCGTCTTTATCTTGTCACCGGCCCACCGCAGCAACAGCACAGAGGTATTAGAAGATTGCTCCTCTTACACGAGCCAGTCAAGTCTGGACTACTGCGGGGCTGCCAACTCCCACTACAGTACACTGGACTCCCGTACCTCAACCATGCATCGTCTTCACAGAAAAGTAGAAGTGTATGGTAATACTGGGAGCATGCCAAACTTGGTCCAGCACCATTCTGGTTGTAGTTATTCATGTGAGCCCTCACCACACTATGCACCCAGTGCCTACTATGTTGCCGGCTACCCCTGTCCGGACATGGAGCCTTATGCTAATGGTGCCTATGTATATGAGAATGAAGTCGAAGGCCACTACAACGTCAACCCATCCTACCAAATGAATGGGTATCACGGACATGACAGATTCAGGCACTACAGCAGTGATGGGGCGGATAATCTTTCTCAGAATCCGTACGCAACAGTGAGGCCACCACGGACCAGAGAGGGGCCTAGAAATGAGCTCTTGGCCAAGAACATGCAGAAGGCCCTGGTTGCAGAGCACCTGAGAGGCTGGTACCACCGAAACAGAGGCCACagggaaggagggaggggaTTACTGGCTGGATATGACTTTGACAGTGGCTCTCAGCTCAGCTTGGGATATCAGACCATGCCGGCGGCCTTCAGCCACTCGAGCCGAGCCACCTCTTTCTCTTCAG tTTCCTCAGCAGAGAGCACAGGGAACTGGCGCAACCAGCTGGCAGTCGGCCTGACAGAGTTTGATGCACCTGACACACCTCAGTACCCTCATCCTGGAGCTTCAGCATCCCTGTACAACCGCAGTCCCACACATAACAG AAATTCTCCAGAAAACAAAGAGTCTGACACAATGCCCCAAAAATGTGAGTCAGTAGATGTGGTTGGCGCTGAGGCCACTATTGCAGCTGAACCATCAGACAACCTTTCTAGCACTTAA